In Burkholderiales bacterium, the following proteins share a genomic window:
- a CDS encoding tripartite tricarboxylate transporter substrate binding protein, which translates to MRALATAAACAATALIGSSPVHAQTASAAGAYPAKPIRVIIAQAPGSATDVVTRIIINKLHEPLGQPLVVDARPGAGGTLGTDIAAKAPADGYNLFMANNSTHGSNPALYAKLPYDAVKDFAPIIFVAATPYVLTVHPSLPVSNVKHLIALAKARPGQLNYASAGNGSTHQLSGELLKSMSGIDMVHVPYKGTTPAIAALLSGEVSVMFTTASGILPHIKAGRAKGLAVTTSRRSSMLPGVPTVAETLPGFEMLSWFGLLAPAHTPPAIVTRLNAEMTRVLALPDVRAALTTQGFEVTGGTPEQFGEYIKREIAKITKIAKAANVKAE; encoded by the coding sequence ATGAGAGCTCTTGCCACGGCCGCGGCGTGTGCCGCCACGGCCCTTATCGGATCGTCGCCCGTCCACGCGCAGACCGCGTCGGCCGCCGGTGCATACCCCGCCAAGCCCATCCGCGTGATCATCGCGCAGGCGCCGGGCAGCGCGACCGACGTCGTCACGCGCATCATCATCAACAAGCTCCACGAGCCGCTGGGGCAGCCGCTCGTCGTCGACGCGCGCCCCGGCGCGGGCGGCACGCTCGGCACCGACATCGCGGCCAAGGCGCCCGCCGACGGCTATAACCTCTTCATGGCGAACAACTCGACGCACGGCTCGAATCCCGCGCTGTATGCGAAGCTGCCGTACGACGCGGTGAAGGACTTCGCGCCGATCATTTTCGTCGCCGCCACGCCTTACGTCCTCACGGTGCACCCGTCGCTGCCGGTGTCGAACGTGAAGCACCTCATCGCGCTCGCGAAGGCCAGGCCCGGACAGCTCAACTACGCCTCCGCCGGCAACGGCAGCACGCACCAGCTCTCGGGCGAATTGCTGAAGAGCATGAGCGGCATCGACATGGTGCACGTGCCGTACAAGGGCACGACGCCGGCGATCGCCGCGCTGCTGTCCGGCGAAGTGTCGGTCATGTTCACGACGGCCTCCGGCATCCTGCCGCACATCAAGGCCGGCCGCGCCAAAGGCCTCGCGGTCACCACTTCGAGGCGCTCGAGCATGCTGCCCGGCGTGCCGACGGTCGCCGAGACGCTGCCGGGATTCGAGATGCTGTCGTGGTTCGGCCTGCTCGCGCCCGCGCATACGCCGCCGGCGATCGTCACGCGGCTCAACGCGGAGATGACCAGGGTGCTCGCGCTGCCCGACGTGCGCGCCGCCCTCACCACGCAGGGTTTCGAAGTGACGGGCGGGACGCCGGAGCAGTTCGGCGAATACATCAAACGCGAGATCGCGAAGATCACGAAGATCGCGAAAGCGGCCAACGTCAAAGCGGAGTAG
- a CDS encoding CBS domain-containing protein, with protein sequence MSHVSIRSVIHNKRFLSAPSSATVFDAARLMKEHATDALLVCDKQRLVGVLTERDIVFRVTAEARDPATTTLAQVMTGSPQTIAPDKPLGHALHMMYEGRFRHVPVVEQGRPVGMLSVRDALGPELKEFVSEMDEREHIAEILG encoded by the coding sequence ATGTCCCACGTGTCGATCCGGAGCGTCATCCACAACAAGCGGTTTCTCTCGGCCCCGAGCAGCGCCACTGTATTCGATGCGGCGCGATTGATGAAGGAGCACGCGACCGATGCGCTGCTCGTGTGCGACAAGCAGCGCCTCGTCGGCGTGCTCACCGAGCGCGACATCGTGTTCCGCGTGACCGCCGAAGCGCGCGATCCGGCGACCACGACGCTCGCGCAGGTCATGACCGGCTCGCCGCAGACCATCGCGCCCGACAAGCCGCTCGGCCACGCGCTGCACATGATGTACGAAGGACGCTTTCGCCACGTGCCCGTCGTCGAGCAAGGCCGCCCCGTCGGCATGCTGTCGGTGCGCGACGCGCTCGGACCCGAGCTCAAGGAGTTCGTGTCGGAGATGGACGAGCGCGAGCACATCGCCGAGATCCTCGGCTGA
- a CDS encoding membrane dipeptidase, with translation MNRNLTEVTSVAMLQRLRAGNEPGVVLAAEGADFLEGDLKRLETMRAKNVVHVQLVHYRVSEVGDISTAMPVHGGLTAFGKDVVRECNRLGILVDVAHCTQDGMAQALEVSSKPLVYSHGHVTAATPHWANGTRRARAISTAMAKRVAEKGGVIGMWTPRSQYRTFDGYVDALVETAGILGAQHVGVGTDIAGIPGGSVVPTYDDFALLDEALAKRGVSATDIAAILGGNYLRVLAQALVA, from the coding sequence ATGAATCGCAATCTCACCGAAGTGACGAGCGTCGCGATGCTCCAACGCCTGCGCGCCGGCAACGAGCCCGGAGTCGTGCTCGCGGCCGAAGGCGCGGATTTCCTCGAAGGCGATCTCAAGCGTTTGGAAACGATGCGCGCGAAGAACGTCGTGCACGTGCAGCTCGTGCACTATCGAGTGTCCGAAGTCGGCGACATCAGCACCGCGATGCCGGTGCACGGCGGATTGACCGCGTTCGGCAAGGACGTCGTGCGCGAGTGCAACCGGCTCGGCATCCTCGTCGACGTCGCGCACTGCACGCAGGACGGCATGGCGCAGGCGCTCGAGGTCTCGAGCAAGCCGCTCGTTTATTCGCACGGCCACGTCACCGCCGCGACCCCGCACTGGGCCAACGGCACGCGGCGCGCACGCGCGATCTCGACGGCGATGGCGAAGCGCGTTGCTGAAAAGGGCGGTGTCATCGGCATGTGGACGCCGCGATCGCAATACCGCACGTTCGACGGCTACGTCGACGCGCTCGTCGAGACCGCAGGCATCCTCGGGGCGCAGCACGTCGGCGTCGGCACCGACATCGCCGGCATACCCGGCGGCAGCGTCGTGCCGACGTACGACGACTTCGCGCTGCTCGACGAAGCGCTGGCGAAGCGCGGCGTGAGCGCTACGGACATCGCCGCGATCCTGGGCGGCAACTACCTGCGCGTCCTCGCGCAGGCGCTCGTCGCATGA
- a CDS encoding EAL domain-containing protein, producing the protein MRSTFYGYRQASPPLLPGPPGEKGGPDVPIRHLMEIIRRLPLGAKFTLLLALVFVTGMVTSWIALSRALESKAEHEVVSKANMLLKAMNSVRQYTSENINVHVKPLLDMRAGFIRETVPGYSASRVFEFFRKDREYRDFRYKEATLNPTNPADKADEFETGLVERFRSDPHLTEQSGFRRIAGNEVFFTARPIRVQSASCLECHSTPAAAPASMRARYGTENGYGWRMDEVVGSQLVYVPAGRVESAGRQSALLVTGIFTSIFALAALAITVFFRRVVVRPLGGLAAATHALTRGRSDTATEAPHAAPADRSGDEIGRLAAHFDFMAREVYSREERLQSALGELTQSQSRLVSAQRIAQLGHWDWDLVRDHVVCSDEIYRILGLDASAFTPTSKGLVEIVHADDREALRAAIAEALRNRQPLDHEWRIVRPDGTVRVVHQQGEVTYNAEGRAVHVQGTVQDITDRKNADERIRRLALYDSLTGLPNRHLFKEQLGRAIAAAPRDGRTIVLLSLGLDRFKRVNETLGHAGGDLLLKETAARLAKSLRPSDYVGRDEAWGAGHSVGRPGGDEFTLLLAVQQAEDAAKVARRVLDALARPFGLDGNEIVVSASVGIALYPLDGNDAETLLKNADSAMHFAKEQGKSDYQYYNKTMNATAIERLALEADLRRAVERNELGLFYQPKVDVKTGAIVGVEALMRWRHPQLGLVSPAQFIPLAEEIGLILPMGEWALRAACAQIRRWLDAGIAAVPVAVNISARQFHQQDIASVVDRALREHAVDPGLLDLEITEGTAMHDVEATSETLRELKALGVTIAIDDFGTGYSSLSYLKRFPIDSLKIDRSFVVGLPGDQDDGSIAQAVITMAHALRLKVVAEGVENEAQLEFLAKNDCDQMQGFHFSRPVTAEACTEMLRARGALPPARALEGIAL; encoded by the coding sequence GTGCGCAGCACCTTTTACGGGTATCGGCAGGCGTCGCCGCCGCTGCTCCCGGGACCGCCCGGGGAGAAGGGCGGCCCGGACGTCCCGATCCGCCATCTCATGGAAATAATCCGCCGCCTTCCACTGGGCGCGAAATTCACGCTGCTGCTCGCACTGGTCTTCGTGACCGGCATGGTGACGAGCTGGATCGCGCTTTCGCGCGCCCTCGAGAGCAAGGCGGAGCACGAGGTCGTCTCCAAGGCGAACATGCTGCTGAAGGCGATGAACTCGGTGCGGCAGTACACCAGCGAGAACATCAACGTCCACGTCAAGCCGCTGCTCGACATGCGGGCTGGGTTCATCCGCGAGACCGTGCCGGGCTACTCGGCCAGCCGTGTCTTCGAGTTTTTCCGTAAAGACCGCGAATACCGCGACTTTCGCTACAAGGAAGCGACGCTCAATCCGACCAATCCGGCCGACAAGGCCGACGAGTTCGAAACCGGGCTCGTCGAGCGTTTCCGCAGCGACCCGCACCTGACCGAGCAGAGCGGCTTCCGCCGCATCGCGGGCAACGAGGTTTTCTTCACCGCGAGGCCGATCCGCGTCCAGTCCGCGAGCTGCCTCGAATGCCACAGCACCCCTGCGGCGGCGCCGGCGAGCATGCGCGCCCGCTACGGCACGGAGAACGGCTACGGCTGGCGCATGGACGAGGTCGTCGGCTCGCAGCTCGTCTACGTGCCGGCGGGCCGGGTGGAGAGCGCCGGGCGCCAGAGCGCGCTGCTCGTCACCGGGATATTCACCTCGATCTTCGCGCTCGCCGCGCTCGCCATCACCGTCTTCTTCCGGCGCGTCGTGGTGCGCCCGCTGGGCGGCCTGGCGGCGGCGACGCATGCGCTCACCCGCGGGCGATCGGATACGGCGACCGAAGCGCCGCACGCCGCGCCGGCCGATCGATCGGGCGACGAGATCGGGCGCCTCGCGGCGCACTTCGACTTCATGGCGCGGGAAGTCTATTCGCGCGAGGAGCGGCTGCAATCCGCGCTCGGCGAGCTCACGCAGAGCCAGTCGAGGCTCGTGAGCGCCCAGCGCATCGCGCAGCTCGGGCACTGGGACTGGGACCTCGTCAGGGATCACGTGGTGTGCTCCGACGAGATCTATCGCATCCTCGGGCTCGACGCGAGCGCCTTCACGCCCACGTCCAAAGGGCTCGTCGAGATCGTCCACGCAGACGACCGCGAAGCTCTCAGGGCTGCGATCGCCGAGGCGCTGCGCAACCGCCAGCCGCTCGACCACGAGTGGCGCATCGTCCGCCCCGACGGGACGGTGCGCGTGGTTCACCAGCAGGGCGAAGTCACCTACAACGCCGAGGGCCGCGCCGTGCACGTGCAGGGCACGGTGCAGGACATCACCGACCGCAAGAACGCCGACGAGCGGATACGCCGGCTCGCGCTGTACGACAGCCTCACCGGGCTGCCGAACCGCCACCTGTTCAAGGAGCAGCTCGGCCGTGCGATCGCCGCCGCGCCGCGCGACGGCCGCACCATCGTGCTGCTGTCGCTGGGGCTCGACCGCTTCAAGCGCGTCAACGAGACGCTCGGACACGCCGGCGGCGACCTGCTGCTGAAGGAAACGGCGGCCCGGCTCGCCAAGTCGCTGCGGCCGAGCGATTACGTCGGCCGCGACGAAGCCTGGGGCGCAGGTCACAGCGTCGGCCGTCCGGGCGGCGACGAGTTCACCCTCTTGCTCGCCGTGCAGCAGGCGGAAGACGCCGCCAAGGTCGCGCGGCGCGTGCTCGATGCGCTGGCGCGGCCGTTCGGGCTGGACGGCAACGAGATCGTGGTGAGCGCGAGCGTGGGTATCGCGCTCTATCCGCTCGACGGCAACGACGCGGAGACCCTGCTGAAAAACGCCGACTCGGCGATGCACTTCGCCAAGGAACAGGGCAAGAGCGACTATCAGTATTACAACAAGACGATGAACGCGACCGCGATCGAGCGTCTGGCGCTCGAAGCCGACCTGCGCCGTGCGGTCGAGCGCAACGAGCTCGGCCTGTTCTACCAGCCCAAGGTCGACGTGAAGACCGGCGCCATCGTCGGCGTCGAGGCGCTGATGCGCTGGCGCCATCCGCAGCTCGGGCTCGTTTCGCCGGCGCAGTTCATCCCGCTCGCCGAGGAGATCGGGCTCATCCTGCCGATGGGCGAATGGGCGCTGCGCGCCGCCTGCGCGCAGATCCGCCGCTGGCTTGACGCGGGCATCGCGGCGGTGCCGGTCGCGGTCAACATCTCGGCCCGGCAGTTCCATCAGCAGGACATCGCGTCGGTCGTCGACCGCGCGCTGCGCGAGCACGCGGTCGATCCCGGCCTCCTCGACCTGGAGATCACCGAGGGCACGGCGATGCACGACGTCGAGGCGACGAGCGAGACGCTGCGCGAGCTGAAAGCGCTCGGGGTGACGATCGCGATCGACGATTTCGGCACGGGCTACTCGAGCCTGAGCTACCTGAAGCGCTTTCCCATCGACTCGCTCAAGATCGACCGGTCGTTCGTCGTCGGCCTTCCGGGGGATCAGGACGACGGATCGATCGCCCAGGCGGTGATCACCATGGCGCACGCGCTGCGGCTGAAGGTCGTCGCCGAAGGCGTGGAGAACGAGGCGCAGCTCGAATTCCTGGCGAAGAACGATTGCGACCAGATGCAGGGCTTCCATTTCTCGCGCCCCGTCACTGCCGAGGCGTGCACGGAGATGCTGCGTGCCCGCGGCGCGCTGCCGCCGGCGAGGGCGCTCGAAGGGATCGCGCTGTAA
- a CDS encoding patatin-like phospholipase family protein, which produces MATDQRLHKGRKRVNLALQGGGAHGAFTWGVLERLISDGRIFIDGLSGTSAGAMNAVVFTDGFIRGRKARAVSSLNTFWRRVNEGAFVPMTIANSLSPFNHSSWNMDEAPGYQLLDAVTRMFSPYQLNPLNLHPLRDILQDMVDFAHLRSQVHIKLFAAATNVRTCKLKVFGTGELTVDTLLASACLPTLFRAVEIDGECYWDGGYMANPAIMPLVNQCVAKDVIIVQINPMNRPQVPSTAREILNRINEISFNSSLMREMNGIVTVSRLLEQGRAEGSGFAQVRFHMIQAEDAMSELGSSSKFNADWKFLSYLHDLGVDTADRWLRDNFDAIGNASTLDMIKTYE; this is translated from the coding sequence ATGGCGACCGATCAACGGCTGCACAAGGGCCGCAAGCGCGTCAACCTCGCGCTCCAGGGCGGCGGCGCGCACGGCGCGTTCACGTGGGGCGTGCTCGAGCGGCTGATCAGCGACGGGCGCATCTTCATCGACGGCCTCTCCGGCACGAGCGCCGGCGCGATGAACGCCGTGGTCTTCACCGACGGCTTCATCCGCGGGCGCAAGGCGCGCGCGGTCTCGTCGCTCAATACCTTCTGGCGGCGGGTGAACGAAGGCGCGTTCGTGCCGATGACGATCGCGAACTCGCTGTCCCCGTTCAACCACAGCTCGTGGAACATGGACGAGGCGCCGGGCTACCAGCTCCTCGATGCGGTCACGCGCATGTTCTCGCCGTACCAGCTCAACCCGCTCAACCTGCACCCGCTGCGCGACATCCTCCAGGACATGGTCGATTTCGCGCACCTGCGCTCGCAGGTCCACATCAAGCTCTTCGCGGCGGCGACCAATGTGCGCACCTGCAAGCTCAAGGTGTTCGGCACAGGGGAGCTCACGGTCGACACGCTGCTCGCCTCGGCATGCCTGCCGACGCTCTTCCGCGCGGTGGAGATCGACGGCGAGTGCTATTGGGACGGCGGGTACATGGCGAACCCGGCGATCATGCCGCTCGTCAATCAGTGCGTCGCCAAGGACGTGATCATCGTGCAGATCAACCCGATGAACCGTCCGCAGGTGCCGAGCACCGCGCGCGAGATCCTGAACCGCATCAACGAGATCAGCTTCAACTCGTCGCTGATGCGCGAGATGAACGGCATCGTCACGGTGTCGCGGCTGCTCGAGCAGGGCAGGGCGGAAGGCTCGGGGTTCGCGCAGGTGCGCTTCCACATGATCCAGGCCGAGGACGCGATGAGCGAGCTCGGCAGCTCGAGCAAGTTCAACGCGGACTGGAAGTTCCTCTCCTATCTCCACGATCTCGGCGTCGACACCGCCGACCGCTGGCTGCGCGACAACTTCGACGCGATCGGCAACGCGTCCACGCTCGACATGATCAAGACGTACGAGTAG
- a CDS encoding TauD/TfdA family dioxygenase: MTITVCPVTPTFAAEIGDVDLTRPLHDADFAAIQEAFWKYSVLIFPEQVLTPDQHLGFSAKWGPIEKSRTLDPNATPMRYSGAFADISNLSVDGKIWGETSRQRMYKLGNKLWHTDSSFKRLPSLTSLLYSRKIAPIGGHTEFADQRAAYDALPETMKQKLEGLVVEHWIVHSRRRSGFNEFNEEEMTRLPPVPQVLVRTIPQNRRKSLFVASHAGKIYGMPEDEGRALIDELIAHVTQRQFVYTHRWRPNELVMWDNRCTMHRGTDYDDLRHVRDMARVTISDVANSCEQEGVGIPAAA, translated from the coding sequence ATGACCATCACCGTCTGTCCCGTCACACCCACGTTCGCCGCGGAGATCGGCGACGTCGATCTCACCAGGCCGCTGCACGATGCGGACTTTGCCGCGATCCAGGAAGCGTTCTGGAAGTATTCGGTGCTGATCTTTCCGGAGCAGGTTCTTACGCCCGATCAGCATCTCGGGTTTTCCGCGAAATGGGGCCCGATCGAGAAGAGCCGCACGCTCGATCCCAACGCGACGCCGATGCGCTACAGCGGCGCGTTCGCCGACATTTCCAACCTGAGCGTCGACGGCAAGATCTGGGGCGAGACCAGCCGCCAGCGCATGTACAAGCTCGGCAACAAGCTCTGGCACACCGACAGCTCGTTCAAGCGGCTGCCGAGCCTCACCTCGCTGCTCTATTCGCGCAAGATCGCGCCGATCGGCGGTCACACCGAGTTCGCCGACCAGCGCGCGGCGTACGACGCGCTGCCCGAGACGATGAAGCAGAAGCTCGAAGGCCTCGTGGTCGAGCACTGGATCGTGCACTCGCGCCGCCGCAGCGGCTTCAACGAGTTCAACGAGGAAGAGATGACCCGGCTGCCGCCGGTGCCGCAGGTGCTGGTGCGCACCATCCCGCAGAACCGCCGCAAGTCGCTGTTCGTCGCGTCGCACGCGGGCAAGATCTACGGCATGCCCGAAGACGAAGGCCGCGCGCTGATCGACGAGCTGATCGCGCACGTGACGCAGCGCCAGTTCGTCTACACCCACCGCTGGCGTCCGAACGAGCTCGTCATGTGGGACAACCGCTGCACCATGCATCGCGGCACCGATTACGACGACCTGCGTCACGTGCGCGACATGGCGCGCGTGACGATCAGCGACGTCGCAAATTCCTGCGAGCAGGAAGGCGTGGGCATCCCCGCCGCCGCATGA
- a CDS encoding tripartite tricarboxylate transporter substrate binding protein, with translation MRSTVSKSCAAALALAACSHAYAADAWPTRPIRFINPTAPGGTAEPIARVIAQRMSETLGQTVVVDSRGGAGGTVGTAMAATSPPDGYTILLGVVSPMAINVSLYGSKLPYDPLKSFAPVSIITKVPQMLSVHPGVQATSLKQLVALAKDPNSRLNYGSAGSGTTGHLVAELLKKRAGIVMTHVPFKGSGPALAATLGGEPGIMFSGPPAVVSHAHAGRLRVLAGSGVKRSPVLPDVPTFIESGLPIDVTSWYCLVVPAGTPQRIVERLHAAVVESLKSREVADTLLRMGAPPEWSTPEQLRAFLRAEISKFAEVVQLAGAKID, from the coding sequence ATGAGGTCCACGGTATCGAAGTCTTGCGCGGCCGCCCTCGCGCTCGCCGCCTGTTCTCATGCGTACGCAGCCGACGCCTGGCCGACGCGTCCGATCCGATTCATCAATCCCACGGCTCCCGGCGGCACCGCCGAACCGATCGCGCGCGTGATCGCTCAGCGCATGAGCGAGACGCTGGGCCAGACCGTCGTCGTCGACAGCCGCGGCGGCGCGGGCGGCACGGTCGGCACCGCGATGGCGGCGACCTCGCCGCCCGACGGCTATACGATCCTGCTCGGCGTGGTGTCGCCGATGGCGATCAACGTCTCGCTCTACGGCTCGAAGCTTCCATATGATCCGCTGAAGAGCTTCGCGCCGGTGTCGATCATCACCAAGGTGCCGCAGATGCTGTCGGTACATCCGGGCGTGCAGGCGACCAGCCTGAAGCAGCTCGTCGCGCTCGCGAAGGATCCCAACAGCCGCCTCAACTACGGCTCCGCGGGCAGCGGCACCACCGGGCATCTCGTCGCAGAGCTTCTGAAGAAGCGTGCGGGCATCGTGATGACGCACGTGCCGTTCAAAGGCTCGGGCCCCGCGCTCGCCGCGACGCTCGGCGGCGAGCCCGGGATCATGTTCTCGGGGCCGCCGGCCGTCGTCTCCCACGCACACGCGGGACGCTTGCGCGTGCTGGCGGGCTCGGGCGTCAAGCGCAGCCCGGTGCTGCCCGACGTGCCGACCTTCATCGAAAGCGGGCTGCCGATCGACGTGACCTCGTGGTACTGTCTGGTCGTCCCGGCCGGAACGCCGCAGCGTATCGTCGAGCGGCTGCATGCCGCTGTCGTCGAGAGCCTCAAGAGCCGTGAGGTCGCGGACACGCTGCTCAGGATGGGCGCTCCTCCGGAGTGGTCGACGCCCGAGCAGCTGCGCGCCTTCCTGCGCGCCGAGATCAGCAAGTTCGCCGAAGTGGTGCAGTTGGCGGGCGCGAAGATCGACTGA
- a CDS encoding TauD/TfdA family dioxygenase, which produces MEIRRLGPIGAEILGADVRNMDDAAFAKIYATWLEHNVICVRDQTLTLDDYVAYSRRFGRVLPHPSKSTRHPDCPEITLLGVNKYRADGTLDMDIYRRGAEGFHTDGSYEEVPFKATQLYALAIPSRGGDTHFSSAYALYDAVPKRIRDRVEDKCGLYVYGGRKKMNALLNPEDRNEPARRHPLVQLHKETGRKLFYFDQNKILSIDGLPANESDAIIAELTAIMQNPPAQYSHKWRKGDIVIWDNRCSYHKAAGDYPPEEERIHWRVSIKDWVRDETGTAIKDRAIAGELAHA; this is translated from the coding sequence ATGGAGATTCGGCGCCTCGGGCCGATCGGCGCGGAGATACTCGGCGCCGATGTTCGCAATATGGACGACGCGGCGTTCGCGAAGATCTACGCGACGTGGCTCGAGCACAACGTGATCTGCGTGCGCGACCAGACGCTCACCCTCGACGACTACGTCGCCTACAGCCGGCGCTTCGGCCGCGTGCTGCCGCATCCGTCGAAGAGCACGCGCCATCCCGACTGTCCCGAGATCACCCTGCTCGGCGTGAACAAATACAGAGCCGACGGCACGCTCGACATGGACATCTATCGCCGCGGCGCCGAAGGCTTCCACACCGACGGCTCGTACGAGGAGGTGCCGTTCAAGGCGACGCAGCTCTACGCGCTCGCGATTCCCAGCCGTGGCGGCGACACCCATTTCTCCAGCGCGTACGCGCTGTACGACGCAGTGCCGAAGCGGATTCGGGACCGGGTGGAAGACAAGTGCGGGCTGTACGTTTACGGCGGCCGCAAGAAGATGAATGCGCTGCTCAACCCCGAGGACCGCAACGAGCCGGCGCGGCGCCACCCGCTCGTGCAGCTCCATAAAGAGACCGGCCGCAAGCTCTTCTACTTCGACCAGAACAAGATCCTCTCGATCGACGGCCTGCCTGCGAACGAGAGCGACGCGATCATCGCCGAGCTCACCGCGATCATGCAGAACCCGCCCGCGCAATACAGCCACAAGTGGAGGAAGGGCGACATCGTCATCTGGGACAACCGCTGCTCGTATCACAAGGCCGCCGGCGACTATCCGCCCGAGGAAGAGCGCATCCACTGGCGCGTCTCGATCAAGGACTGGGTCCGCGACGAAACGGGCACCGCGATCAAGGATCGCGCGATCGCCGGGGAGCTCGCGCACGCATGA
- a CDS encoding glutathione S-transferase family protein, producing the protein MRYELYYHAANPGRGEFIRLALEEAGADYVDVAREPGGTEALQKLMQDPANKRPAFAPPFLTHGDVTVGQTANILQYIGPKLGLAPDDEQGRLWAHQLQLTIADLVQAIQHTHHPIAHGLYYEDQKDEAIEYSKHFIAERVPKFLGHFERVLQANGGEHMVGDRLSYVDLSIFWLLEGLRFSFPNAMRKLAPKYPGLSALHDRVAARPKIAAYRASNRCMAFNDRGVFRHLPDLDPA; encoded by the coding sequence ATGCGCTACGAGCTTTACTATCACGCAGCGAATCCGGGACGCGGCGAGTTCATCCGGCTCGCGCTCGAGGAAGCCGGCGCCGATTACGTCGACGTCGCGCGCGAGCCCGGCGGCACCGAAGCGCTGCAAAAGCTCATGCAGGATCCGGCGAACAAGCGTCCCGCTTTCGCGCCGCCGTTCCTCACGCACGGCGACGTGACGGTCGGGCAGACCGCCAACATCCTTCAGTACATCGGGCCGAAGCTCGGCCTCGCGCCCGACGACGAGCAGGGCCGGCTGTGGGCGCACCAGCTCCAGCTCACGATCGCGGACCTCGTGCAGGCCATCCAGCACACGCACCATCCGATCGCCCACGGTCTGTACTACGAAGACCAGAAGGACGAGGCGATCGAATATTCGAAGCACTTCATCGCCGAGCGCGTGCCGAAGTTCCTCGGGCACTTCGAGCGCGTGCTCCAGGCGAACGGCGGCGAGCACATGGTCGGCGACCGGCTGTCGTACGTCGACCTGTCGATCTTCTGGCTGCTCGAGGGCCTGCGCTTCTCGTTCCCCAACGCGATGCGTAAGCTGGCACCGAAATACCCGGGTCTGTCGGCGCTGCACGATCGCGTCGCGGCGCGGCCGAAGATCGCCGCGTACCGCGCGTCGAACCGATGCATGGCGTTCAACGATCGCGGTGTCTTCAGGCACCTGCCGGACCTCGATCCGGCGTAA
- a CDS encoding YaiI/YqxD family protein, with translation MQIWVDADACPAVIKDIIYRAAERLKIETVLVANMLLRTPPSPYIRALQVPRGFDVADNEIVKRVETGDLVITADIPLAADVIARGAHALNPRGELYTPDNIRERLEMRNFLDELRGSGVQTGGPAPIDHSDRKRFADQLDRFLARR, from the coding sequence ATGCAGATCTGGGTAGACGCCGACGCGTGTCCCGCGGTCATCAAGGACATCATCTATCGTGCCGCCGAGCGCCTGAAGATCGAGACGGTGCTCGTCGCGAACATGCTGCTGCGCACGCCGCCGTCGCCTTATATCCGCGCGCTCCAGGTGCCGCGCGGCTTCGACGTCGCGGACAACGAGATCGTGAAGCGCGTGGAAACGGGCGACCTCGTGATCACCGCCGACATCCCGCTCGCCGCCGACGTCATCGCGCGCGGCGCGCACGCCCTCAACCCGCGCGGCGAGCTCTACACCCCGGACAACATCCGCGAGCGGCTCGAGATGCGCAACTTCCTCGATGAGCTCAGGGGCAGCGGCGTGCAGACCGGCGGCCCCGCACCGATCGACCACTCCGACCGCAAGCGCTTCGCCGACCAGCTCGATCGGTTCCTGGCGCGGCGATAG